The following are from one region of the Mycolicibacterium diernhoferi genome:
- a CDS encoding glycosyltransferase — translation MNAGRVKPTVCFLLSKDPAADHGGDVELSRLVLELAAQDFEVSAICLSREPAGRLDFGPVPLVRVDKAGVQPLRLLLDVARTGRSLVHARFDNDDLVAAIDAAGADIYVAEHSYMAESFLRSSRLGKSRFVVNTHVSESLVWRATRGVLGRLQVGRLLRDELRVARAADAVGTFDAEEAEFYRARGVRNARWMDITLPPAEQVAVASTPRRLVLMGTRDWPPNQEAFEEALRLWPRIAEGIDGAELCVIGAKAAKAPEPEYPAGVRDLGFVDDLPAFLGTCRAMIAPIRTGGGVRVKILDAARMGLPVVGTSAAVGSLGDLLGLGVFDGDAAFIEQCRKYLLDSAGAAEAGDRLYRLNEGYWRDRRPHRAVTDLLGGCGG, via the coding sequence ATGAACGCCGGCCGGGTGAAACCCACGGTCTGTTTCCTGCTGTCCAAGGATCCGGCGGCCGATCACGGGGGTGACGTCGAATTGTCGCGCCTGGTCCTGGAATTGGCCGCCCAGGATTTCGAGGTGTCGGCGATCTGTCTGTCCCGCGAGCCGGCGGGCCGGCTGGACTTCGGTCCCGTGCCACTGGTGCGGGTCGACAAGGCGGGCGTGCAGCCGCTGCGGCTGCTGCTCGACGTCGCCCGGACCGGACGCAGCCTGGTGCACGCCCGGTTCGACAACGACGACCTGGTCGCGGCGATCGATGCCGCCGGTGCCGACATCTATGTGGCCGAGCACAGCTACATGGCCGAGTCCTTCTTGCGCAGCTCACGTTTGGGCAAGTCCCGGTTCGTGGTGAACACCCACGTCAGTGAGTCCCTGGTGTGGCGTGCCACCCGGGGCGTGCTCGGCCGGTTGCAGGTCGGCCGGTTGCTCCGCGACGAGCTGCGGGTGGCTCGGGCCGCCGACGCGGTCGGCACCTTCGACGCCGAGGAAGCGGAGTTCTACCGCGCCCGCGGGGTGCGAAACGCGCGGTGGATGGACATCACGCTGCCACCGGCCGAGCAGGTTGCGGTGGCCTCGACGCCACGACGGCTGGTGCTGATGGGGACCCGGGACTGGCCGCCGAACCAGGAGGCCTTCGAAGAGGCGTTGCGGTTGTGGCCGCGGATCGCCGAGGGGATCGACGGCGCCGAACTGTGCGTGATCGGGGCCAAGGCCGCCAAGGCCCCCGAGCCCGAGTACCCGGCCGGTGTACGGGATCTGGGCTTCGTCGATGATCTGCCCGCATTCCTGGGAACCTGCCGGGCCATGATCGCCCCGATCCGGACAGGTGGGGGAGTGCGGGTGAAGATCCTGGACGCCGCGCGGATGGGGTTACCGGTGGTCGGCACCTCGGCGGCCGTCGGCTCGCTGGGGGACCTGCTGGGCCTGGGAGTGTTCGACGGTGACGCGGCGTTCATCGAACAGTGCCGAAAGTACTTGCTCGACAGCGCCGGTGCCGCTGAGGCGGGGGACCGGCTGTATCGGCTCAACGAGGGATACTGGCGGGACCGCCGGCCGCACCGGGCGGTCACCGACCTGCTAGGCGGTTGCGGCGGGTAG
- a CDS encoding O-antigen ligase family protein codes for MRLPTYSRTEIWAGAAACVLGPFAAVAAALGGKPATIAIAGLMAAVVGVYVGLRHPLWLYYGTVVFVTTFPFGYFPGVHVPIYLVFGCGSILALLMHPRAVRRSSPLMSAVLLLIVMSGLSMAVTFSTPLNIMDFTKWAVATGFLFALLALPNDQLCRVGKVFVYSATFSALWGMAAVALGSTKYIVKPFEIIGYYAVDKFYITGGTLTTPRTGRFDVGQDSETFQRLGGLWVDPNAAGIGLVIALAITGILFTGWQRVTLMTILMAAIVLTLSRAALASVLVGALLVFVFHNMRSRDRMLMIGTLFVGGTTAMMIPAVRKRLMGSLGENDAGASDRIAAIREFPWRMGDNWIFGNGWSLREFKDGPYAFTENFVSNAPLIAVHRGGLVAGLSFLAVIVIGCVVAAKLIRTDSLPHAFYGGVFIAFSTITLNLDHPVVVIAQMTFMYTFFLVFLQYSDELRRQGALTAPKGGALSPDTPPGPPRSGEPDSVAAQGPPLPAATA; via the coding sequence TTGAGGCTGCCCACATACTCACGGACCGAGATCTGGGCGGGAGCGGCGGCCTGTGTGCTCGGGCCGTTTGCGGCGGTCGCCGCCGCCCTGGGTGGCAAACCCGCCACCATCGCGATCGCCGGCCTGATGGCCGCGGTGGTCGGGGTGTACGTCGGTTTGCGCCACCCACTGTGGTTGTACTACGGCACCGTCGTCTTCGTCACCACGTTCCCGTTCGGCTATTTCCCCGGTGTGCACGTGCCGATCTACCTGGTGTTCGGATGCGGGTCGATCCTGGCGTTGCTGATGCATCCCCGCGCGGTACGGCGGTCCTCACCGCTGATGTCGGCGGTCCTGCTGCTGATCGTGATGTCCGGACTGTCCATGGCGGTGACCTTCTCCACGCCGCTCAACATCATGGACTTCACCAAATGGGCGGTGGCCACCGGTTTCCTGTTCGCGCTACTGGCGTTGCCGAACGACCAACTATGCCGCGTCGGTAAGGTTTTCGTCTATTCGGCCACCTTCAGCGCGCTCTGGGGCATGGCCGCGGTGGCGCTGGGTTCCACCAAGTACATCGTCAAGCCGTTCGAGATCATCGGCTACTACGCGGTCGACAAGTTCTACATCACCGGCGGCACACTCACCACGCCCAGGACCGGCCGGTTCGACGTCGGTCAGGACAGCGAGACCTTCCAGCGACTGGGCGGTCTGTGGGTGGACCCCAACGCCGCCGGCATCGGCCTGGTGATCGCGCTGGCGATCACCGGCATCCTGTTCACCGGTTGGCAGCGGGTCACCCTAATGACCATCCTCATGGCGGCCATCGTGCTGACCCTGAGCCGCGCGGCACTGGCCAGCGTCCTGGTCGGCGCGCTGCTGGTCTTCGTCTTCCACAACATGCGCTCCCGGGACCGGATGTTGATGATCGGCACGCTGTTCGTGGGCGGTACCACCGCGATGATGATTCCGGCGGTCCGCAAACGGTTGATGGGCTCTCTCGGCGAGAACGACGCCGGCGCGTCGGACCGCATCGCGGCGATCCGCGAATTCCCGTGGCGGATGGGCGACAACTGGATCTTCGGAAACGGTTGGTCCCTGCGCGAATTCAAGGACGGCCCCTACGCGTTCACCGAGAACTTCGTGTCCAACGCGCCGCTGATCGCGGTGCACCGCGGCGGGCTGGTGGCCGGCCTGTCGTTCCTGGCGGTGATCGTCATCGGATGCGTGGTGGCCGCCAAGCTGATCCGCACCGACTCACTGCCGCATGCCTTCTACGGCGGCGTGTTCATCGCCTTCTCGACCATCACGCTGAACCTGGATCACCCGGTCGTCGTGATCGCGCAGATGACCTTCATGTACACGTTCTTCCTGGTGTTCCTGCAGTACTCCGACGAGCTGCGCAGACAAGGCGCCCTGACGGCACCCAAGGGCGGGGCGCTGTCCCCGGACACCCCGCCCGGGCCGCCACGCTCCGGTGAACCGGACAGCGTTGCCGCGCAAGGGCCGCCGCTACCCGCCGCAACCGCCTAG
- a CDS encoding polysaccharide biosynthesis tyrosine autokinase — MVLAAVVIGAGAGAVSQQFDKPEYTSTARLFVSTQSGTSVGDAYQNNLFSQERVYSYAGLATSEQVAARAIDQAKASITVDELRAKITAVPLPQTVLLDITATDSDPATAQLYANAVADQLVNVTTELETSRRGGESAAGAIVVDDASFGTRVESMGLVTRVLLGALAGLVIGIVLAAILGVSDTRVRRRERLEDVTSNALIGSLLQNKGREGVLDLAAGGPAVERLRELRTNIQFARTPDGGRPHVIAITSPSPQDGRSTTAADLAAAFAESGHSVLLVDGDLVDPTLPSVLGLSSADQVRASQKGLTTLLARQSTLADSTIRLGNLTFLPAGPLPATRRQLWGDDAAGQVFDDLRANFDYVIVDTPPLLKYSDGAVPAGLGDGAVLLGRIGHTRAAALRKGLAVLSAARVNLIGVAATGEHEQRKDRSEFKAGEKKALEQEARVQSSAERNGSGPEVIGQLPSVQADQEVGQPRHRAQLGHPE, encoded by the coding sequence GTGGTCCTCGCTGCGGTGGTGATCGGTGCCGGCGCCGGCGCTGTGTCACAGCAATTCGACAAGCCGGAGTACACCTCCACAGCAAGGCTTTTCGTCAGCACTCAGAGCGGCACATCGGTCGGCGACGCCTACCAGAACAACCTGTTCTCCCAGGAGCGGGTGTACTCCTATGCCGGCCTGGCCACCAGCGAGCAGGTCGCCGCACGCGCCATCGACCAGGCGAAGGCCTCGATCACCGTCGATGAGTTGCGGGCCAAGATCACTGCGGTCCCGCTACCTCAGACGGTGTTGCTCGACATCACCGCGACGGATTCGGACCCCGCCACCGCCCAGCTCTACGCCAACGCGGTCGCAGACCAACTCGTCAACGTCACCACCGAACTGGAGACCTCGCGACGCGGCGGCGAGTCCGCAGCGGGCGCCATCGTCGTCGACGACGCGAGTTTCGGCACCCGGGTCGAATCGATGGGCCTGGTCACCCGCGTCCTGCTGGGCGCACTGGCCGGTCTGGTGATCGGCATCGTGCTGGCCGCGATCCTCGGCGTCTCCGACACCCGGGTGCGCCGCCGCGAGCGCCTCGAGGACGTCACTTCCAACGCGCTGATCGGGTCGCTGCTGCAGAACAAGGGCCGCGAAGGCGTCCTGGACCTCGCGGCCGGCGGGCCCGCGGTCGAGCGGCTGCGCGAACTGCGCACCAACATCCAGTTCGCCCGCACCCCGGACGGGGGCCGTCCGCACGTCATCGCCATCACCAGCCCGTCGCCGCAGGACGGCCGGTCCACCACGGCCGCCGACCTGGCCGCGGCCTTCGCAGAATCCGGGCACTCGGTGCTGCTGGTCGACGGTGACCTGGTCGATCCGACGCTGCCGTCGGTGCTGGGTCTGTCGTCGGCCGATCAGGTCCGTGCGTCCCAGAAGGGTCTGACCACGCTGTTGGCCCGCCAGTCGACCCTGGCCGATTCGACCATCCGGCTCGGCAACCTGACCTTCCTGCCCGCCGGTCCGCTGCCGGCCACCCGCCGCCAGCTGTGGGGCGACGACGCGGCCGGTCAGGTGTTCGATGATCTGCGCGCGAACTTCGACTACGTCATCGTCGACACCCCGCCGCTGCTCAAGTACTCCGACGGCGCGGTGCCCGCCGGCCTCGGCGACGGCGCGGTGCTGCTGGGCCGGATCGGCCACACCAGGGCCGCCGCACTGCGTAAGGGCCTGGCGGTGCTGTCCGCCGCCCGGGTCAACCTGATCGGGGTGGCCGCCACCGGCGAGCACGAGCAGCGCAAGGATCGGTCCGAGTTCAAGGCCGGCGAGAAGAAGGCTCTCGAACAGGAGGCCCGCGTGCAGAGCAGTGCGGAGCGCAACGGGTCGGGCCCCGAGGTGATCGGGCAGTTGCCGTCGGTTCAGGCGGACCAGGAAGTCGGTCAGCCGCGCCACCGGGCTCAACTGGGACACCCGGAGTAG
- a CDS encoding lipase family protein, which yields MQSLRPRRVTALLAGSLAALAVASSVSACTSGTQTQPAPYVPPTIKTFAAPFEGKPHLAPPDMTDDGPGSLVSVEPISSGAELLDEDGATYMRVVYRSTSGIDGTPTEVSAAIAIPAGTPPPGGWPVIGFGQGTKGVLYKCASSLFPNLPKQAWSIAQFIKNGYAVAASDFQGSGVKGYSHPFLDAKTYGYNVIDSVRAARRVGADISDKWMSYGHSAGGLAVWGAAEVEPEYGQGLDLLGTISMAPAADISELADAAWNGTLTNAQRVTLVYALQSLSWFEPEMNLDDFRSGVTAENWDLILNCIPTDFDEVARVWETMVNEDLKPRTYENVEWLRERLASRAIPNMRRIDTPTVVAYGTDDELYNQEWFERALSRACALGSNLEIKKEPGKGHADLDQAFVMGWLNDRLAGVPAPPSNCAEWEERELLK from the coding sequence GTGCAGTCGCTGCGCCCGCGACGGGTGACCGCGCTGCTGGCCGGTTCTCTTGCCGCGCTCGCGGTGGCCTCCTCGGTCAGTGCCTGCACCAGTGGTACCCAGACTCAGCCGGCGCCCTACGTCCCACCCACGATCAAGACCTTCGCCGCGCCCTTCGAGGGCAAGCCCCACCTGGCGCCGCCGGACATGACCGACGACGGGCCGGGCTCGCTGGTCTCGGTCGAGCCGATCTCCTCGGGGGCCGAACTGCTCGACGAGGATGGCGCCACCTACATGCGGGTGGTGTACCGGTCCACCTCGGGCATCGACGGGACGCCGACCGAGGTGTCCGCCGCGATCGCCATCCCGGCAGGGACACCGCCTCCGGGCGGCTGGCCGGTCATCGGCTTCGGGCAGGGCACCAAGGGCGTGCTCTACAAGTGCGCGTCCAGCCTGTTCCCGAACCTGCCGAAGCAGGCGTGGTCCATCGCCCAGTTCATCAAGAACGGTTACGCGGTCGCCGCCAGCGACTTCCAGGGTTCCGGGGTGAAGGGCTATTCGCACCCGTTCCTGGACGCAAAGACCTACGGCTACAACGTCATCGACTCGGTGCGGGCAGCACGCCGGGTGGGCGCCGACATCAGCGACAAGTGGATGTCCTACGGACACTCGGCCGGTGGGCTGGCGGTCTGGGGAGCCGCCGAGGTGGAACCGGAGTACGGACAGGGCCTCGACCTGCTGGGCACCATCTCGATGGCCCCGGCCGCGGACATCTCCGAACTGGCCGATGCCGCGTGGAACGGGACCCTGACCAACGCCCAGCGCGTCACCCTGGTGTACGCCCTGCAGTCGCTGTCGTGGTTCGAGCCGGAGATGAACCTGGACGACTTCCGGTCCGGGGTCACCGCCGAGAACTGGGATCTGATACTCAACTGCATCCCCACCGACTTCGACGAGGTCGCCAGGGTGTGGGAGACCATGGTCAACGAGGATCTCAAACCCCGCACCTACGAGAACGTGGAGTGGCTGCGGGAGCGGCTGGCTTCCCGCGCGATCCCCAATATGCGGCGCATCGACACCCCGACGGTCGTCGCGTACGGCACCGATGACGAGCTGTACAACCAGGAGTGGTTCGAACGAGCGCTGAGCAGGGCATGTGCGCTGGGCAGCAATCTGGAGATCAAGAAGGAACCGGGCAAGGGCCACGCCGACCTGGACCAGGCGTTCGTGATGGGCTGGCTGAACGACCGGTTGGCCGGAGTGCCCGCCCCGCCGAGCAACTGCGCGGAATGGGAAGAACGGGAGCTGCTGAAATGA
- a CDS encoding YveK family protein, translating into MRAPVDVPRVRDYLSLLLRAWPMILVATLLSAGAAAFVVAQKAPTYTASALAFAKVSNDPSTFSQYYGGMGAKLRMPGYAELAKSRLVAQHAIDAIGEDTAAEDLASRISAEWEPGGADLRGRANSVLLRITVTNENPDLAVEEVNAVGSALVKLSQDLEWYESAVSDDVQYKGPLAELLPVDAAKTAREVPTPMSGPLAIGAGFGFAVSALIMLGVGIARDTLVTRSQLDQVVRATTQRET; encoded by the coding sequence ATGAGAGCTCCGGTAGACGTCCCGAGAGTCCGCGACTATCTGTCGCTCCTGCTGCGCGCGTGGCCGATGATCCTGGTGGCGACCCTGTTGTCGGCGGGTGCCGCCGCCTTCGTGGTGGCGCAGAAGGCACCCACCTACACGGCGTCGGCGCTGGCTTTCGCCAAGGTGTCGAATGACCCGAGCACCTTCTCGCAGTATTACGGCGGCATGGGCGCCAAGCTGCGCATGCCCGGCTATGCCGAACTGGCCAAGTCCCGGTTGGTGGCGCAGCACGCGATCGACGCCATCGGGGAGGACACCGCCGCCGAGGACCTGGCCTCCAGGATCTCGGCGGAATGGGAGCCGGGAGGGGCCGATCTGCGCGGCCGGGCGAACTCGGTGCTGCTGCGGATCACCGTCACCAACGAGAACCCCGACCTCGCCGTCGAGGAGGTCAATGCGGTGGGCAGCGCGCTGGTGAAACTGTCGCAGGACCTGGAATGGTACGAGTCCGCCGTGTCCGACGACGTCCAGTACAAGGGGCCGCTGGCCGAACTGCTGCCCGTGGACGCGGCGAAGACGGCACGAGAGGTGCCGACCCCGATGTCCGGGCCGTTGGCGATCGGCGCCGGATTCGGCTTCGCGGTCAGCGCGCTGATCATGCTGGGCGTCGGGATCGCTCGGGACACCCTGGTGACCCGCAGCCAACTCGATCAGGTTGTCCGGGCTACGACGCAACGGGAAACGTAG